CTGGCACGAAAGGCGCGAGGTTGCGTTGCGGTGGTCCGAACTGTCGAGCAGATCGTTCTCGTCTTCGCTCATCGCCGGGATCTTGTCGGCAAAGGCAGGGTCGATGAACACATGGCAGGTAGCGCATGAGCAGCAGCCGCCGCACAGTGCCAGAAGCTCGTCAAAGCCATTGTCGCGGATTGCTTCCATCACCGAAAGACCGGCATCGACTTCTACCGTGGATTCTTCACCAGCACGATTGACAACGACAAGCTTGGGCATCGTCCATTCTCCAAACGCGGCGCAGGGCACTCCCCCTGTTCGCCTTTGGACGGGGCTGCTATCGCGGCAGCCTGGGTTTGGCAACTGCCGATCCGGTCAAATCGCCTGCTTGGGAGAATTAAGGATGGGTCTGTCGGCAGAAGCGATCCGTGCAGGGCTTGATCATATCGCCAGCCGCACACCTGCCCTGGCCACTGCAATCGAGCGGGTGGGCTACCCGGAACCGCGCATCCGCGCTACCGGCTATGGCACGCTGCTGCGTACGATCGTGGGTCAGCAGGTGAGCGTGGCGGCGGCGGCTTCGGTATGGAACAAGCTGGAGGCGCTGCTGGGGGAGGACATGCCGCCGCAGGATCTGCTCGACGCCGATTTCGACGCGCTGCGCGCCTGCGGGTTGTCGCGCCAGAAACAGGGCTATGCGCGGTCGTTGTGCGAATTGGTGGTATCGGGCGAACTCGATCTCGAACATCTGCCTGCCGATGATGAGGAGGCAATCGCCGAACTGGTCAGGATCAAGGGCATCGGGCGCTGGTCGGCGGAGATATATCTGCTGTTTGCCGAAGGCCGTGCCGATATCTGGCCCGCCGGCGATCTGGCGGTGCAGGTGGGGCTGGGCAAGCTGCTGGGGCTTGCCGAACGCCCCAGCGAGAAGGACACGCGCGCTCTGGCCGAGGCGTGGCGACCGCATCGCGGCGCCGCGGCGATCTTCACCTGGCATTGCTATAACAATCCGGCGCTGTAAGCACGCGCCTGAAAATAACGCAGGCATGGGTGGCGCAATGGCGGGCAGGACGATCTTCATCACCGGCGGCGCATCCGGCATTGGCCGCGCCGTTGCGCAGCGCTTCGCCCAAGGCGGATGGTTCGTGGGACTGGCCGACATCGATGAGGCGGGCATGGCGCAAACCGCCGCACTGCTGCCGGCAGGGCAAAGCTCGTGCCACAGGCTCGACGTGCGTGACCGCGCGATGTGGGATGCGGCGCTGGCCGATTGCGCAAAGGCTGCGGGCGGGCGGATCGATGCCGTGTTCAACAACGCCGGAATCCCGGTGGGCGGTGCCATTACCGAACTGACGCCCGACGAGATCGAGCGCGCGCTCGCCATCAATCTCAAGGGTGTGATCTTCGGTGCGCAGGCTGCCTATCGGTGGCTGAAGGCGAGTGCTCCGGGATCGGTCCTGCTCAACACCGCCAGCGCGGCGGGCATTTATGGCACACCCGGAACTTCTGTCTATTCCGCGACCAAGT
This genomic interval from Novosphingobium sp. CECT 9465 contains the following:
- a CDS encoding DNA-3-methyladenine glycosylase, which encodes MGLSAEAIRAGLDHIASRTPALATAIERVGYPEPRIRATGYGTLLRTIVGQQVSVAAAASVWNKLEALLGEDMPPQDLLDADFDALRACGLSRQKQGYARSLCELVVSGELDLEHLPADDEEAIAELVRIKGIGRWSAEIYLLFAEGRADIWPAGDLAVQVGLGKLLGLAERPSEKDTRALAEAWRPHRGAAAIFTWHCYNNPAL
- a CDS encoding SDR family oxidoreductase is translated as MGGAMAGRTIFITGGASGIGRAVAQRFAQGGWFVGLADIDEAGMAQTAALLPAGQSSCHRLDVRDRAMWDAALADCAKAAGGRIDAVFNNAGIPVGGAITELTPDEIERALAINLKGVIFGAQAAYRWLKASAPGSVLLNTASAAGIYGTPGTSVYSATKFGVRGITESLDGEWAADKINVRSLMPGYIDTPLLDHAPNLASNGDIRARVRGAGLEITPVHDVAEAAWAAVHGARLHTLVGKTARRMAFASRWMPGALRKQMRKMHRPAGK
- a CDS encoding 2Fe-2S iron-sulfur cluster-binding protein, with protein sequence MPKLVVVNRAGEESTVEVDAGLSVMEAIRDNGFDELLALCGGCCSCATCHVFIDPAFADKIPAMSEDENDLLDSSDHRNATSRLSCQVQVTGDLDGLRVTIAPED